Proteins found in one Mucilaginibacter gracilis genomic segment:
- a CDS encoding IS982 family transposase codes for MNNLIQNYTFILEEFRKLSIKEDFYYKPVRPRLSDLELITLNLTAEYCGIDSEYQLFRNLKGTPLDILIERSVYNKRKRKLFPHINEVRKKLVQKLNAVQDCFIVDSMPLEVCKNARAARSKICKEQEYAFPNHGFCAAQSSRYYGYKLHAVCSVDGVFENFDLSPASVHDIHYLKDIQQQMTDCVLLGDKGYLSAEVQVNLFESVNIRLETPMRNNQKKFKPYPYLFKKSRKRIETLFSQLCDQFMIRRNYAKTFEGFKTRTLSKITALTTIQYLNKFIFKRNMNHIKINLV; via the coding sequence ATGAACAACTTGATTCAAAATTACACTTTTATTTTAGAAGAGTTTAGGAAACTGTCAATAAAAGAGGACTTTTATTACAAACCAGTAAGGCCAAGACTGTCTGATTTAGAGTTAATTACGTTAAATTTGACCGCTGAATATTGTGGAATAGATTCTGAATATCAGTTATTTAGAAACCTGAAAGGTACCCCGCTTGATATCTTGATCGAACGAAGTGTTTACAATAAGAGAAAAAGAAAATTGTTCCCGCACATAAATGAGGTGAGAAAAAAGCTTGTTCAGAAACTGAACGCTGTCCAGGACTGTTTCATTGTCGATTCAATGCCTTTAGAGGTATGTAAAAATGCCCGTGCAGCAAGAAGTAAAATCTGCAAAGAACAGGAATACGCTTTTCCAAACCATGGTTTTTGTGCTGCGCAAAGTTCGAGGTATTATGGATACAAACTGCATGCAGTTTGTTCAGTAGATGGTGTTTTTGAGAACTTTGACCTAAGCCCTGCTTCCGTACATGACATACATTACCTGAAAGATATACAACAACAAATGACTGATTGCGTGCTACTTGGAGACAAAGGCTATTTGTCCGCAGAGGTACAGGTCAATCTTTTTGAATCTGTAAACATTAGATTGGAAACCCCGATGAGAAACAATCAAAAGAAATTCAAACCGTATCCATACCTATTCAAAAAATCAAGGAAAAGGATTGAAACGCTATTTTCGCAACTGTGCGATCAGTTTATGATCAGAAGAAATTATGCCAAAACTTTTGAGGGGTTTAAGACAAGGACGTTAAGTAAAATAACTGCCCTGA
- a CDS encoding sialate O-acetylesterase produces the protein MIIKYKSYHRLLMLVCLCLLNNIAKAQPKLAALFTDNMVLQQKSTVQVWGWDKPSATLTLTSSWNKATYKTVAGADGRFSFKISTPTAGGPYQLTVNDGKPVTFTNILIGEVWICTGQSNMEMPMKGFKGQPIIGANEVILTSKNKNIRLYTVPRSSVTEPQKDSKPGQWREADPESVANFSATGYYFGRLINKVLDDVPVGLIHCSYSGSSIQAWMDAATLGAFPEIKVPAKGDTIKQASRTPTTLYNGMLYPILGYGIKGAIWYQGESNYDNPSQYEKLFETYVKTLRAQWAIGDFPFYYTQIAPYDYAQLPPYNKGGKYNSAFLRDAQRKEADKIPNTGMAVLMDIGEQATIHPPHKETAGTRMAYIALAKTYGIKGFNPLSPTYDNLTIKGNQAVVKFKDCPMGITSYFKELTEFEVAGDDKHFYLAKAVISGSTVTVSSPDVKAPVAVRYAFRDFIVGELFSTDGLPVSSFRTDDWDYNDAK, from the coding sequence ATGATAATAAAATACAAAAGTTACCACAGGCTTTTAATGCTTGTATGCCTTTGCCTTTTAAATAATATTGCCAAAGCACAGCCAAAACTGGCCGCCTTATTTACCGATAACATGGTGCTGCAACAAAAGTCGACGGTGCAGGTTTGGGGTTGGGATAAACCTTCGGCAACCCTAACCTTAACCAGTTCATGGAACAAAGCCACCTATAAAACAGTAGCAGGTGCCGATGGCAGGTTTAGCTTTAAAATAAGCACCCCTACTGCGGGTGGCCCCTACCAGCTAACGGTAAACGATGGCAAACCCGTTACATTCACTAACATATTAATTGGCGAAGTTTGGATATGCACCGGGCAATCAAACATGGAAATGCCGATGAAGGGCTTTAAGGGCCAGCCCATTATTGGCGCCAACGAGGTTATATTAACATCGAAAAACAAAAACATCAGGCTATACACGGTTCCCCGTTCGTCAGTTACCGAGCCACAAAAGGATTCAAAACCGGGCCAATGGCGCGAAGCCGACCCCGAATCTGTTGCTAATTTTAGCGCTACGGGTTATTATTTTGGCCGTCTTATTAACAAAGTGCTGGATGATGTGCCCGTTGGGTTAATTCATTGCAGTTACAGTGGCTCATCAATACAGGCCTGGATGGATGCTGCCACCCTCGGTGCTTTCCCCGAAATTAAAGTTCCCGCAAAGGGCGATACCATTAAACAGGCAAGCCGCACTCCTACCACGCTTTATAACGGCATGTTGTACCCCATTTTAGGCTATGGCATAAAGGGAGCCATATGGTATCAGGGCGAATCTAATTACGACAACCCATCGCAATACGAAAAGCTGTTTGAAACATACGTTAAAACTTTAAGGGCACAATGGGCCATTGGCGATTTTCCGTTTTACTATACCCAGATAGCACCTTACGACTATGCACAACTGCCACCATATAACAAAGGCGGTAAATATAATTCGGCGTTTTTACGCGATGCACAGCGCAAAGAGGCCGACAAAATACCTAACACGGGTATGGCTGTATTAATGGATATTGGCGAACAGGCAACCATTCACCCACCGCATAAAGAAACCGCCGGAACCCGTATGGCTTACATTGCCCTGGCTAAAACTTATGGTATAAAAGGGTTTAACCCGCTAAGCCCAACCTATGATAATTTGACTATTAAGGGTAACCAGGCTGTAGTAAAATTTAAAGATTGCCCAATGGGTATAACATCCTACTTTAAAGAACTAACCGAATTTGAAGTTGCCGGAGATGACAAACATTTTTATCTGGCTAAAGCCGTAATTTCGGGCAGTACGGTTACGGTTTCATCACCGGATGTGAAAGCTCCGGTGGCTGTACGATACGCTTTCCGCGATTTTATTGTGGGTGAGCTTTTTAGCACCGATGGCTTACCCGTTTCTTCTTTCCGCACCGACGATTGGGATTATAACGATGCGAAGTAG
- a CDS encoding DUF5703 domain-containing protein: protein MRSRKLFLAFILCLACYKAFAQTNELARYNVVWNSQSKNSSESMPCGGGDIGLNVWVENGDLLMYFSRSGTFDENNTLLKLGRIRVHLTPNPLEGKIFKQELVLNEGYINITGSDGKQAARINIRADVFNPVFYIDINSDKPLTVKTSYESWRYRDNQMKGRENNQSSWKFAAPANTLTYADSVNFVNNTISFYHHNRDSTVFDAAVKQQGMQAVKGEMYNPLKNLTFGGVMSGKNMVAVGTNNGTYNKTQFKAWQLQSSKPVKQQAIQVTLYTKQCAAIKTWQAGLQQVLEKLAQTSATAKQKTIDWWHQYWQRSFIDIEPDNPQPDSANWQVGRNYQLFRYMLGCNAYGTSPTKFNGGLFTFDPSYTDTLYKFTPDFRNWGGGLATAQNQRLVYFPMLKSGDWDMLKPQFDFYLKTLHNAELRSKVYWNHKGASFTEQIENFGLPNYAEYGTKRPAGYDKGMEYNAWLEYEWDTVFQFCLMMLDEGQYSGKSISKYIPFMESCLTFYSEHYQYLAKQRGSKPLNGNGQLVLYPGSAAETYKMTYNSTTTIAALKTILSRLLELPNNYMNAESRTRWATMLAQIPPIAFSSFNGKQTIAPAQLWERINNQETPQLYPVFPWHIYGVGKPDLQTAINTYLYDTDAIKFRSHVGWKQDNIFAADLGLTAEAARLNTLKLKDSGRRFPAFWGPGFDWTPDHNWGGSGMIGLQEMLLQTDDKKIYLFPAWPATWDVHFKLRAPYNTTIEATLKGGKLTSLKVLPEERIKDVMNMLK, encoded by the coding sequence ATGCGAAGTAGAAAGCTATTTTTAGCATTTATATTATGTTTAGCGTGTTATAAAGCATTTGCCCAAACAAACGAACTGGCCAGATACAATGTAGTTTGGAACAGCCAGAGTAAAAACTCGTCCGAATCGATGCCTTGCGGTGGCGGAGATATTGGCCTGAATGTTTGGGTTGAAAATGGCGACCTGCTTATGTACTTTAGCCGGAGCGGCACTTTTGACGAGAACAATACGCTGTTAAAACTGGGGCGCATTCGTGTACACCTCACTCCTAACCCGCTTGAGGGCAAAATATTTAAACAGGAGTTAGTACTAAATGAGGGGTATATCAACATCACCGGGTCCGACGGTAAACAAGCCGCGCGGATCAATATACGTGCTGATGTATTTAACCCGGTTTTCTATATCGATATTAACAGCGATAAACCATTAACCGTAAAAACCAGTTACGAAAGCTGGCGTTACCGCGATAACCAAATGAAGGGCCGCGAAAACAACCAAAGCTCCTGGAAATTTGCCGCACCAGCCAATACGCTCACCTATGCCGATTCGGTAAATTTTGTTAACAACACCATCAGCTTTTATCACCACAACCGTGATAGTACCGTTTTTGATGCCGCTGTAAAACAACAAGGTATGCAGGCCGTAAAAGGCGAAATGTACAATCCGCTTAAAAACTTAACCTTTGGCGGGGTAATGAGTGGTAAAAACATGGTTGCCGTTGGCACCAATAACGGCACCTATAACAAAACACAATTTAAAGCATGGCAATTGCAAAGCAGCAAGCCGGTTAAGCAACAAGCTATACAGGTTACGCTTTATACAAAACAATGTGCCGCTATTAAAACCTGGCAAGCCGGTTTGCAACAGGTTTTAGAGAAGTTAGCGCAAACATCGGCCACAGCCAAACAAAAAACTATTGATTGGTGGCACCAGTACTGGCAACGCAGTTTTATTGATATTGAGCCCGATAATCCACAACCCGACAGCGCCAACTGGCAGGTGGGCCGCAACTATCAGTTATTTCGTTATATGCTGGGTTGCAATGCCTACGGCACATCGCCAACTAAATTTAATGGCGGCTTGTTTACCTTCGATCCATCGTATACCGACACCCTTTATAAATTCACTCCCGATTTTCGCAATTGGGGCGGTGGTTTGGCCACTGCTCAAAACCAAAGGCTGGTATATTTCCCGATGCTTAAAAGTGGCGATTGGGATATGCTTAAACCCCAATTTGATTTTTATTTAAAAACACTGCACAATGCCGAACTGCGCAGCAAGGTTTACTGGAACCATAAAGGGGCATCTTTTACGGAGCAAATAGAAAACTTTGGATTACCCAACTATGCCGAATACGGAACCAAACGACCGGCAGGCTATGATAAAGGCATGGAATATAATGCCTGGCTTGAATATGAGTGGGACACCGTTTTTCAGTTTTGTTTGATGATGCTTGATGAGGGCCAATACTCCGGCAAAAGCATTAGCAAATACATCCCCTTTATGGAGAGCTGCCTAACTTTTTACAGCGAGCATTACCAATATCTTGCCAAACAACGCGGCAGCAAACCATTAAACGGTAACGGGCAACTGGTGCTTTATCCCGGTTCGGCTGCCGAAACTTATAAAATGACTTACAACTCTACCACAACAATAGCGGCCTTAAAAACTATATTATCGCGGTTGTTGGAGCTGCCCAATAACTATATGAACGCCGAAAGCCGTACACGCTGGGCAACTATGCTTGCGCAGATACCGCCTATTGCTTTTTCCAGTTTTAATGGCAAACAAACAATTGCCCCGGCACAATTGTGGGAACGCATTAATAACCAAGAAACGCCGCAATTATACCCGGTTTTTCCGTGGCATATATACGGAGTTGGCAAGCCCGACCTACAAACCGCTATTAACACCTACCTGTATGATACCGACGCCATAAAATTTAGAAGCCACGTTGGATGGAAACAGGATAATATTTTTGCCGCCGATTTGGGCTTAACAGCCGAAGCCGCGCGACTTAACACTTTAAAATTAAAAGATTCGGGCCGTCGTTTTCCGGCATTCTGGGGTCCTGGTTTTGACTGGACTCCCGACCATAACTGGGGTGGATCGGGCATGATAGGTTTGCAGGAAATGCTGCTCCAAACCGATGATAAAAAAATATACCTTTTCCCTGCCTGGCCCGCAACCTGGGATGTTCACTTTAAATTGCGCGCACCGTACAATACTACTATAGAAGCAACCTTGAAAGGTGGCAAACTTACATCCCTAAAAGTATTACCGGAAGAACGGATAAAGGATGTGATGAATATGCTGAAGTAA